In the genome of Arabidopsis thaliana chromosome 4, partial sequence, the window GActctttaataaaatattggaCCAATGAACCCCTAAACTGGGTAAGATACTTGTTTATTTGTCTTAAGGATAATGTCTGCTTTTAAAGGCTtatctttttaacttttattagATAAACGGTGTATAATTTTGGAGTTAAGAGTTACGGATTAGTTATCATCTAGCtagatttttcaatttatggAATATTGCTATTATCATTTTGTGAGGGATATTTTAGCTATGTGCATCTTATTTTGGTTCCCATAGacccatttatttatttcttgaGCTTAATATCACATTCATCGGTCAGtctttttatgaaaaatatatcaattgTGTACtaataaattcaaatctaGAATAAAGCTAGCAAAATCATGATTAATTAAGCAAAAATCTACAATGAAAGTTTCACAGTAGAATCAGATCctataaattcaaaactatatatatatatatatacatattgttATACAAAAGTGAATCACTGATGCTTCTAAACTGCACAAACGCATCCATATAATAAAACGATAGAATGGGTGATTGATCatacaactatatatattgaaaacaaaatacaattaaCTCTTCAACCCGATTAATCTTACGGTCTCTAGAGGAATCATGTGGATGGTGACTACAAGGTTCGTACTCATAAGTTGAATTGGGGATTTGAATTCGTTATTGAATATAATGTGCcacgtttttttatttctaaaagtTGTTTTCTATGAGATGatgtaaagagagaaaaaggggAGACAAAGGAACACGATGGGAGTCATATGAAAGGAATACAACAACGAAACGTGGCGAATAAAACACAACCAAACGTACGTTTCTAATGTTAAAtaagttttataaatattttaaaattggttTAAATAAGAATATAGAGAAGTAGACAATGGAAGCCAAAGCCTTTTGTCTCCCTCTTTCTTCTCGTAAGTGTTTGTGTCTGCTTTAAAAACACTGCCATGTCTCTACTACTTTCCATGTTCTTCCAATCCCACCCTTacatctctatctctctctttcctccaATTACCTTCtcaatatacaatttttgTACTGTTGAAGaaagtgttttaaaaacaattttgtaaaagaaaatccACATGTCCTTATTGGAACCAAAATATTGATACTGAAAGTACCACCTAAAAAGTCTGGCATGTGATAATACCCTATTTTTGGAACTTATGTATGAGTCATTGCTAATTTATTAAGGATTGATGgtattttaatttggataaCACACATCATGAGAATTAGGGTTGAAGTAATTTTGACAGTTGTATTAATGTTATGTATTTGCAACTGTTTAGATATAgtaattagttaattactaTTTGCAAATATATCTATGCtgctctctcttttttgtgttttctttttacccGGAGgtgaaaattattaaaaacaggAGGTGAAAAAGACAGCCACGccaaagagaaggaaaagtgACCAGGGAAGAACATGGGGTTATCCACGTGGCGACTTATTACGAGTTAATAATGTAGACCACCTCTTGTATTCGTACACGTGTCCTCAACTTCAGTTCATGAAACCTGACTCATTTCTTCAGACCAATTAGATTTTTTGTTCTCCCATAACCGTCGCCGTCACCAGCCATAATtcctttatatttttgattggatttttttttcttgattggAAATATCAAATCGGTTTAAGATAAAACAACTCAAATCATACAAAACTATTGAAAATaaccaatttcaattttgattcattgtattatcttaatatttttttttatagaaactAACTAAGTAATCTGGgcataatcaaacaaaacacgAACAACCacatattttcttcaaaaaatgTCACATAAAGTAAATGTAGCTAGTAAATGTAAGTAAATTCTTGACCTATGTTCAGGATTTCATATTCtatgagaaaatatatgagtGACTTAATTTGCCAATCATCCAAAAGTAATACTATCAAAATGAATTATTATATTACCCAgctatccaaaaaaaaaaaagttgagagaAAAAACCTAATAAGTAGACAGGCCTAGGGAGATATTTTTACTCATATCCCAAAGAAGGAAAAACTTATCCACAAAGAACCGTTTAGCTTTTTGCTTAAAACACGAAATAGTTAGCGTCACAAAAAAGATCACACTTTGATTGAATCTTTACCAAATAAATGGGATTGAATTGTGAAATTTAGAAAGCAATCGTTACGTACGTCTTTAGAGATTTCCTATTTAGGAAACGAGACGAAACGATGGACCATGTGAGGTTCAACATGTTTCCCAAACCAATTTGAATCCGGATACGTGGAATCTTCAGTAGCCACATTTTTTGGACCCTCTTTGTCTTTTGCTTCTTGACCATTTGTCCATTTTCCATATATATCTCCATCGGacattttcttaattgttaAGCCATTAGAGACATCTATATTACTAACTGTATGAGAACTTGCTGTAATCTATCGACGTCAATATATTCACCGTGTAACTACTTAtcatttattaattactaTGATTAAGAACATATCCAcatgatttggaaaaaaagtTGTAAGTGATTTTAAGGGTTATGCgtgaatatataaataaaataagttatgATTGGTtcaacttttattgtaaaagcTAGTACAGGTATTGTAAAGTCTTTACAACCATCGACCCTAGGGTTTAGTATTAAGCATTAACATCGACCTAACTCCTATAAAGACAGGATTTAGGGTAAATTACTATTAACCTCgagtttgagaaaatattgaGATCCGCATTAATTTGAATTTCCTGGTTAGCTGTTCAAGCTTTGAAGGGCTAAACATAGAGGGGCGATAGGATTTAGGATTAAAGTACAGTGACCCTTATCAGCATATATAAGCACAGtgaggaagaaaaataagtaaatctctttttttttacaaaaataataatagaaaattttTCAACTTCAAAGCCAATTTATATGGTCAGTGTTGGTTTTTTTGTCTAATAGATTTTTGTGTATCGTTAGTGGTTATTTCGTGTTTATTCACATTTGTATATCTCCGTTAGTGagtattttgtgttttattcaCATTATTTGATTTAGTTGTAGTTGAATTTATCGTACCATAACACCTTATTAAATCATTCAAAAGCATTACatgacattttgttttatcgttacaaaatccaaacttttcaACAGAAAACAGATTACCATTTATTTTTGCAATgtctaaaaattaaaaactattagTCCATTCAGCTTCAACCAATCTTTTAAGTTGGAATAAATGCTATACATTAACTTATATATGATGTGTATAACCAAAACCTTGAGATATACGATACGCATGTACTATATAAGGCTACAAAATCTTAGACCCACGGAAAGAAATTGAtatcttatcttatttttttttgttatgtgcAAATTACACTACATTATATTGGTATTAATCAAATGTATTGCAATTTAGTGACCTAGAGCCATAGGCACCCCCACGTTAGGTAGACTTTAGTATTGTACTTTAGATAGATAATCATCCAAATAAATTGCGACAAACAACATTAGTTACATGTTTGTGACTGTGCTCTCTCGTCCAATACGTTACTTTAATTGGAAAGTCGtatcttaataaataaattcatcgGGAGTTGGTGCCCTTCAAAATGTATGTATAGACgatcatttattttttgcttctcCGCAATGATTGGCTGtgtttatagatttttaattttctgtcGTAAATACTTTGGGAAAAGTAATTCTATaccaatctttttttcatcaaatataTTCCCTGAATTTCGCCTTAATTTGAGCGTTAcatgtttataattttctattaCTGATTTGAAATACGTAGTAGTGTTGTGCTTGATCAAATGCCAACAGGAAAATTCGACCCCATCTCGTCTGGAACGAATCGAATGTTTAAGACTTTGAGTATTAGAAAATTCagtatcaaattaaaaattagcTCATATATTGAACCGGCTCCGCTAAAACACAATAGAGTTACAAaccaatttaacattttttgaattttcttgcatagaaactctaaaaaacaaaaccagaagTTCGCAAGAACATATTTTTTGCTTCCATGATTGCAAAATGAGGTATGTGAATAGACCGATGAGCATATGTCTTGATCAACACTATCAagtttcaaacaaagaaaaggtaaTAATACTTATCATGGTGTGACAAAAACATAGGAGCATCGTTTGGTTTTTTAGCGTTTGCAATCATGATTAGCGCGTCTTAAAAACTGACGAATGCGTCTTATTAGATATGGTTTAttaatgaaccaaaaaaataggTGCGTACTGATATATCTTACCGGCCCTAttgcaatttttaaaaaaagttagtaTATAGATCGTTAGCGTTAGTTCTTTTGTGAAGCTACGTACGAGATCATAGTGAATAAAAACATGCATGCAATTGAGAAAATTGTAGCAAATAGAAAGACTCAGCTTGCTCTTTCACGTCTTATTGGGTTACGTTCCTTTCAATGAATAGCTAGCTAATAAGCATTGGTAAGTTAAAAGAATTGACCTAATCACGTTTACCAATAAATGAGATTGCGACACCAGTAAATAATCTGTTCACAATTTCACtaataaacaaatagaagCTAGTGACCCTAAAAGTAAAAGCTTTAATAAAGCATACTCgaaatgtttttctcttttcctttttgggTCAACACTGAAGttgttttatgaaaaaacaattggGACACAGCCTCTCTCCGTCTCGCGCGTCGCCATCATTGTTGAAGCCAAAAAGGCCATGCACATCTACAGACCAATGAATTTCAGAAATATTTTgcataattttaaatagaatactaaatatatgatatatggtgctagttttttttttcgttttaaaaaatgctgatattgtattttattgtctgataatatatatctatatatatacatgtaaattttttgtacttaatttaaataaaaactcacTATATAGTGTGCATTCACATAAAAGATcatttctatatttataataGTTAATTGTTGGAATTCGTTGGTTTAAAAATCCAATAGAATTCCATGGATCCTTCTGTAGTGGATTAATAGGCATGATATCTTAAAACAGCTAAGCCTTAATCTTTAGttgtttaaaataacaattaaagatTCTCAATTACTCGATTAAGACACTAATCACCACCACAATCTTTACGATTAAAACATTGAACGGCAAAACACAACGTGGACGGTCCAAAAATCACTCACGTGGAGTAAAAATTAGATAAACTTTccataaatataaaaacagtACAATATATTGTCTCTCTTTGCCACTTTCGAGGTCCAACCTGTCTCTGGTTCCTCTACTACATCACATAACACGATTAGAGCTTTAAGCACATGGTTCGCAACTAAACAGATCTTGTCATTAGCTCCTTagtttaagtttataaatttccATAAATAGTTTTCGTAAACGTGGCATTGCTAATTTGCTATGAACACAAGATTCGTCACCGATGACAGCTATAAAAGAGGAGGCTTTTCTAGATTGCTCTTGGGTTTGGTCCTAGATTCGTGGGGTTTGagtttttaacatattttcaaaagaaaattctcTTAATTAGTCTTAATTTATTGCTCTAAGTTTACAATATTCTTTCTATTTTGGTTCTTGCAGCTTTAAGCGCGATCTTGTATTATTTTCATGGTGGTCCAAACTAGTACCTGGCACAACATAGAAGCATATGGTATTATTTaactaataatgtttttaatcaaTCGAAGTATACATACATTAATTTATCGgttgatataaaattatatttcctTTTCCAGACATTAACCAATCAGATAAGATCTACATTAGCTCTAACTAACCACAGTATaataaataccaaattttTAGCATGTTCGATTCAACATTTTAAAGTACTTCTTCTTTAACATTAATCTACCAGTAGCGTTTGAAATTTCAATTACTTATAACCAATAGTTGAAATTTGACTTTTGGTTTAACTATTAACTATTATTCTCCAAAGATATGCTTCgcttttcttctaattgtAACATTATGATTGATAATTTTCATGCAACTCCTTTTCTCTAGATCGTAGGTAGGAGGATATTAGGTTAATTTGACTACGCTAGAGATTTAAATTAGTACGCTTTCGAACAAGTCAAAAGACACCATCGGGTTAGCCACTAAGAAAGCAATCATCATATACatcaattaattataataCTACTTATATACCTGTACTATATACACTCATgcataaaaagtaaaaacgaTTCTCTCTTTATCAAATTTAGATTCTGGATCGTTAAAAAGTAgtaaaaaatgagaaaacttTTACAAGATAAATTTGATGAGTCACCCTCATCATATTATAGTTAGAGgctaataatttataaataatgtcAAAACAATTTTCTCTATGTACATATTATTACGGAGCGATTACATATATCATTCACAACTTTAGTCATTTTGTTAACCCTAATATAATGTGATATCAAAACGGAATATTAATAACGTTATACATTacaatttttgtaataaattttgattttaatcaCTAATCAGTTACTTGTTGCCATTATATTGATCGGGGATCCCTTATTGATAGGCCCAATATGAATGAGCTCAGTtatattttgggttttttctcATAGCATAAATGGCCCAATGAAAGCCTATTAAGTGATCGAAGGTCAGACGTTGGACTCCTTGTATGAAACCAACAGACTAGGCCCAAATTATCAACTCAAAATTGACCGTAACATATACGGCGCCGTTTTTGTAGACCTGAGTGTGATAAAGTGAGCTGTTAAATCTTCACTTAACCCCATTTTTAATCACGAAATTAGAGTGGTGATTAAAAATACAACTAAAGTTGTTTCAAGtgattgttttcatttatttaaattttaaattaatccAACTTATCGTTGACGGAAAATTTGGGAGAGAATATTCTCGATGGGGAAAGGAGGAGGTTGTGTTccgagcaagaagaagaagccggCCACCACCGGCGATGGTCCCGGAATCGATGATGATAACGACGCTACTAATGCTCCGATCCAAATTGACGATGATCAAACCACCATTGACGGCGATCGAACAACGGCGACGAATACTGGAGGAACAACAACACCAGCGATTACTACTACGGCTGCTAAGATCTCGTCACCGCTCAAGATCTTCGTCGTGTTCTATTCGATGTACGGACATGTGGAGAGCTTAGCGAAGAGGATGAAAAAGGGAGTGGATAGCGTCGAAGGAGTGGAGGCGACGTTGTACAGAGTTCCGGAGACGCTTTCGCAGGAGGTTGTTGAGCAGATGAAGGCGCCGGTTAAGGATTTGGAGATTCCGGAGATTACGGCGGCGGAATTGACGGCGGCTGATGGATTTCTGTTTGGATTTCCGACTAGGTATGGTTGTATGGCTGCGCAGATGAAGGCGTTTTTTGATTCGACGGGATCATTGTGGAAGGAGCAGAGTCTTGCTGGTAAGCCTGCTGGATTCTTTGTGAGCACTGGCACTCAAGGAGGTGGCCAAGAGACCACTGCGTaagcttttgcttctttcttatACTCTTTAGTACCATTTGCATTGGTTCTAAAGTATATTAGTTGAATTTGGAGTACAAGTATTGAATTGCTATAATCACAGAGTCACTATGTGAAATAAATGCAACCTTGAATTTGATGTATATAGGTGGTTGCTAAAACCTGAAAGGTTGTTGTGGTCAGGACTTTGTCTAGTACTTTAGAGGAAACTTGTCAGAGATGGCTATCATTCTGGTGAATTGCTTGCTTGATCTTTAATTGCTTTCTTAACTACACCATTGACCATTTCAAGTCCAATCTGGTCACCATTGAATAGTACCCTGGTCTCTCTTTTGGTACGATAGGCTTGCACTTATGCTACGCTTATGTTAGCTCTAGTAAGGGGAGATCTTTAGAACATGTAAAACTGGATTATTTTAGATTCTCACTTTCTCATCACCCAAAGTACCAATTCTATAGGCATGAGTGTTGCCTCCGATAATTTGCATGTGTTTAAGCTCTGAGATAGATTCCTCAATGTATGTGGACTCTCTTTAGTCATCATTTGCACTTAGATATTTGTCTGTTTTACTTCAGCTGATTCACTCGGTTGCTGTGATAGTTTGCGAATATAGAGAAGCATAACAATGCGGAATCTTAAAGCTTTTGCGTATTTCTCCAAGTGTGCAATGTGGATATTTTTATTGCCATCGTTTCCACATTAAAGCTCAGAAACACTTGCTGATTTCCATCTCGTGTGTGTTCTGTTGCAGATGGACAGCAATCACACAGCTTGTGCACCATGGGATGCTATTTGTACCAATAGGCTACACATTTGGAGCTGGAATGTTCAAGATGGACTCGATACGTGGAGGCTCTCCTTATGGAGCAGGTGTGTTCGCTGGTGATGGGTCAAGAGAAGCAACAGAAACAGAATTGGCTCTTGCTGAACATCAAGGAAACTACATGGCTGCAATAGTCAAAAGACTTGCTCAaccttaaaacaaaaacaaaaattgcttCCTCTATTTGTCTCTTTTCATTCAATTCCTCCTCCTGctaaataatcataaaaaaaaaaatcttcctttcttttctcaatTCCATcgaaatttctttcttttctttatgaGTGTTTTCAGTTTCGCCATTAATGGTTAGTGTGTACATgtttctttatattatttgtctCTTATTTATTCCTTgttgtaaaataaaaacaaaatttcattacGTGTTCTTTCATTGGAGTTGTTGATTggatattttatcaaaaacttataatttcACAAATCGTTAAAgtgtaggaaaaaaaaataattagttgCGTCAGCCATTAGGATTCCTTGGAACACGTAAAGTTTACTAACATAAAACTGTGATATCTGTACTTTTTTATATCTATCTGCTGCTGCATCTGTGTTCTGTTCGTCCTTGAAGCAGTCAAATTCTTCTCTGAACTCCAAACATCGCCATGTCCGAGATTCTCTCTTCGTTGAGGTCACTAATGGCCTCTCACTCTCCTCCTCTTGATGCTTTGGTTGTTCCTTCCGAAGACTATCACCaggtttgatttattttcaattGAATTACCCTTTTTTGATTCATGATCCGATCTCAGATTACTTGATTATACGTCTACTATTACTTAATCATGTATTGTTCATTGATTTGAGtgaaagtttcgatttttaaattgtatgtAGAGCGAGTATGTTTCTGCACGAGACAAACGCCGTGAGTTCGTGTCTGGATTCAGTGGAAGTGCAGGtctgtttctattttctattgTTCTGGATTCAAATATTGTTAGAATTGAATCGTTGATCGAGAGTGAATTGAATTTGATCGGcgattataaatatataggtTTGGCACTTATCACGAAGAAGGAAGCAAGACTTTGGACAGATGGTCGATACTTCTTGCAAGCATTGCAACAGCTTAGCGATGAGTGGACACTAATGCGGATGGGAGAAGATCCTCTTGTTGAAGTTTGGATGTCTGATGTTAGTCCTCAACTAATCTTTTGATCAATCcataaattttgtaactttgAGATGTGTTCTTTGATTTAGCTTATGGTTTAACAATGTAGAATCTACCTGAAGAGGCAAATATAGGTGTTGATTCATGGTGTGTCTCGGTAGACACTGCGAATAGATGGGGGAAATCGTTTGCCAAGAAGAATCAGAAACTAATCACCACAACTACTGATCTTGTGGATGAAGTTTGGAAGAGTCGTCCACCTTCTGAGATGAGTCCGGTTGTTGTTCATCCTTTGGAGTTTGCTGGCCGTTCTGTTTCCCATAAATTCGAAGATTTGAGGGCAAAGCTTAAGCAAGAGGGTGCTCGTGGTTTGGTCATCGCTGCTCTTGATGAGGTGTGTTTTCGTAGTAAAaagatctctctttttctcagtTCAGCTTTGGAATGTATTTTGATTGGGGGTTTGATGCAGGTTGCTTGGCTATATAATATCCGTGGAACTGATGTTGCTTATTGTCCCGTTGTTCATGCGTTTGCAATCCTTACCACCGACTCTGCGTTTCTCtatgttgacaaaaagaaagtgtCTGATGAGGCAAACTCTTATTTCAATGGGCTCGGTGTGGAAGTCCGGGAATACACAGATGTGATCTCAGATGTGGCCTTGCTTGCTTCGGATCGACTTATTTCTTCATTTGCCTCTAAAACTGTCCAACATGAGGCTGCAAAGGATATGGAGATTGATTCTGACCAGCCTGATCGGTTATGGGTGGATCCTGCTTCGTGCTGCTATGCACTTTACTCCAAATTGGATGCTGAGAAGGTCCTTCTGCAACCATCCCCTATATCCCTCTCAAAAGCCTTGAAGGTAATAAAGAATGATTTTTGAAACGAGTGATCTCTTTCGACGTGTTTTAGTTTATTCATACATGCTTATTCTCACTTATGTTAGAACCCGGTTGAGCTCGAAGGGATCAAGAATGCACATGTTCGTGATGGTGCTGCTGTTGTCCAGTACCTTGTTTGGCTCGACAATCAGGTActgaataaatgaaaattttgtttcttgaacaCTACTACTATATTGATGATTGATTATGTCACTCAACATTGTGAAACCATAGATGCAGGAGCTCTATGGAGCATCTGGATACTTCTTGGAAGCAGAGGCAAGCAAAAAGAAACCATcgtaagcttcttctttcttctttgttttgtttttcccgATTTTGCAAACCATTTTTCCATGATTCATGACGCAATGAGTTTTTCTtctgcaaaaaacaaaacaatacagAGAAACCTCTAAGCTTACTGAAGTGACTGTGAGCGATAAGCTGGAAAGTCTTCGAGCTTCAAAAGAGGTAATGTTTACATATAACATATTAAACTTTTGTCTTTCCATGAAAGAGATGAATCACATTTCTCGTGTGGTTGCAGCATTTTAGAGGTTTAAGCTTTCCTACTATATCATCGGTTGGTTCAAACGCTGCTGTTATTCATTATTCACCAGAGCCAGAAGCTTGTGCCGAGATGGACCCCGACAAAATTTACTTATGTGATTCAGGAGCACAGGTAAATATCACATGATTGAGTGTATACTATAAGCTTACCTTGTATTTATCAAAGTCTTTGCTCTATAATACAATttcgttgttgttgtctttctGCAAAGTATCTCGATGGAACAACTGATATAACCCGAACGGTTCACTTTGGAAAACCTTCAGCTCATGAAAAGGAATGCTATACTGCGGTATGTACTTATTGATGATAACCTTTTGAATATTACATTCTTATTTATTTGGAATAAGCATATTTGCTGATATATGTTCAATGTGCCGCATCCTTAGGTCTTCAAGGGTCATGTTGCACTAGGAAATGCTCGGTTTCCAAAGGGAACAAACGGTAAGTTATGATCTccttgaattttgtttctgtacCAACTTGAGATTTGGCTATTGATCTTTTATATGTTGCATTGGCTATATCTGAATTTACAGGCTATACACTTGATATTCTTGCTCGAGCTCCTTTGTGGAAGTATGGGTTGGATTATCGACATGGTACTGGTCATGGAGTTGGTTCTTACCTTTGTGTTCATGAAGGCAAGTTATGAGATACctctttttattctctctttcttataaatatcGAGTCATtgataataatgtttttgaaattctaGATGTCATCAACTAACTTTCTGCGATGATTATGTATGGTTTAATATGTAGGACCTCACCAAGTTAGTTTCAGACCGAGTGCCAGGAATGTACCTCTTCAAGCTACCATGACTGTAACAGATGGTCCGTCTGCAACAAAAACTCGGTAGTTCTCCTGTTCGGGTTAACCTTGATCATATTCTAAAAGCTGTCTATATTCATTTATTTGCAGAACCTGGTTACTATGAAGACGGGAACTTTGGTATTAGGTTGGAGAATGTTCTTGTTGTCAATGACGCTGAGACTGAATTCAATTTTGGCGACAAGGGCTACTTGCAATTCGAGCATATCACTTGGGTACTTACTCGTTGTCTGTTAACTAATACCGTAGTTCTCATATCAACATGCACATCTGAGTAACtctcgatctctctctctctccaggCACCATATCAAGTGAAACTTATCGATCTAGACGAGTTGACACGGGAAGAGATTGACTGGTTAAACACATATCATTCGAAGTGCAAAGACATCTTAGCCCCATTTATGAACCAGACTGAAATGGAATGGCTCAAGAAAGCTACCGAACCTGTAAGTGTATCCGCTTGATCCCCTCCCAGATTTCTCTTAAATAGATGTTTATCAATGGCTCCTTCACTTCTCTCACTagtaaaccaaaaacattcaAGTCATACAcagattattttctttagttttgcATTCAAAGTTCATGTTTCTGGACCACATGTCTTTATTCATAGCAGATTCTCAGTTGTTGAACCATAAAGAGAACATTATGTTTATCgttttgatattattaaattGTCAACTTTTTGCTAATTAGTTTTAGGTGAAGTAAGCAGATGGAATGTGAGTCATGTTGAGAGCTTCTTCTGCTGTCTTCTTCAGTTCCTTAACattctttctcatctcttttccttcttcttcatccatcaCTCTCTTCACCATTTCAGCTATCACCTCCTTCTTTACAATCCCATCTGCAACATTAATCTGCAACGCAATCTTTAGCTCCCCAGAAACCATCCTCGCGTTCATCTTCTGCTCTGAGTACAACGGCCAAGCTACCATTGGCACACCATTCACAATACTCTCCAAAACTGAGTTCCATCCGCAGTGAGTCACAAACCCTCCTGTTGACTTGTGTGCCAGAATCTCTTCTTGTGGTGCCCATGTACGGACCACCAAACCGATGTCTTTGGTTCGGTCTAGAAACCCGTTGGGTAAGAAATCGAGAGGTTCTGTCTCATTCTTGGTCTTGTCGAACATTGATGCCGATGGGTCGTCTTCAGCCGGTGGTCTGACTACCCAAACAAATCTGTGGCCAGTCAGCTCCAAACCGTAAGCCAGCTCGTTTGTCTGCTCGAAGGTTAGTGCCCCACCACTcccaaaagaaacataaaccaCTGACTCTTTGGGTTGTAAGTCAAGCCAGTCCAGCACGCCATGTTTCAAACCTGGTTCTGCTGGTCTAACCAGCGGTCCAACAGGATAAACCGGCACTCCTCTCATAACCCGACCGAGATTCTCTGGATCCAAGAAAGACCCGATGGTCACTTGCTCCAGACTGTGCCACGTATTCACAAACACCCCATCTGCGGTTATCACCTCATCCCCAATACGCTGAGACTCAGCGAGTTCCCGAATATATTTTCTCGGATCTTGAGCCCGCTCAAACTTAACCGGGCTGCATCCGGGTATAAGCAATGCTCCTATGCTACTCAACTGCTTATACAACTCCTGTTTGTCAAGACTCGCCATATAAACCGTAAAAGCTAGAAACCAAGCACTGGTAGTAACCAGAACATGTTTTCTCATGATCCCAAGCTCCTTAGCCACCTCTAAAGCTTCCGTGCCCAACAAGTCAACTACGAAAACCCTAGGCCGCGGTTCTAACTCCATGACTGAAGACTTGATCTCTGGTAATGCCTTCCTCATCATCTCTGCTAGTTTAGTCAATAGTGAACCACTCAGATCTTGACCCGAAACATCGAGTGGAATAAACCTGATCACaaattttggatcttcttccATCAACGT includes:
- a CDS encoding Quinone reductase family protein (Quinone reductase family protein; FUNCTIONS IN: oxidoreductase activity, FMN binding; INVOLVED IN: negative regulation of transcription; LOCATED IN: plasma membrane; EXPRESSED IN: 24 plant structures; EXPRESSED DURING: 13 growth stages; CONTAINS InterPro DOMAIN/s: Flavoprotein WrbA (InterPro:IPR010089), Flavodoxin/nitric oxide synthase (InterPro:IPR008254); BEST Arabidopsis thaliana protein match is: flavodoxin-like quinone reductase 1 (TAIR:AT5G54500.1); Has 3509 Blast hits to 3505 proteins in 1117 species: Archae - 64; Bacteria - 2674; Metazoa - 2; Fungi - 274; Plants - 203; Viruses - 1; Other Eukaryotes - 291 (source: NCBI BLink).), producing MGKGGGCVPSKKKKPATTGDGPGIDDDNDATNAPIQIDDDQTTIDGDRTTATNTGGTTTPAITTTAAKISSPLKIFVVFYSMYGHVESLAKRMKKGVDSVEGVEATLYRVPETLSQEVVEQMKAPVKDLEIPEITAAELTAADGFLFGFPTRYGCMAAQMKAFFDSTGSLWKEQSLAGKPAGFFVSTGTQGGGQETTAWTAITQLVHHGMLFVPIGYTFGAGMFKMDSIRGGSPYGAGVFAGDGSREATETELALAEHQGNYMAAIVKRLAQP